The following proteins are encoded in a genomic region of candidate division WOR-3 bacterium:
- a CDS encoding DUF2284 domain-containing protein, producing MVDMIGKITKKIKDKEKYVLTANKLGIPNAKLIDTKTIVVANWVRLKCQYGCSGYNKYLTCPPFSPTPEYMKKVISEYKTALLLQIEKIPPEKEDQIWQRFKRIIVKLEREIFLDGYYKAFGLSTGPCHFCKKCDVTKRCVNPDFARPSMEACGIDVYQTVRNNGWKLEVVKTRKSFCSYVGLILIE from the coding sequence ATGGTAGATATGATAGGAAAGATTACTAAAAAAATTAAAGATAAAGAAAAATATGTTTTAACAGCGAATAAGCTTGGTATTCCCAATGCAAAATTGATTGATACCAAGACCATTGTCGTTGCCAACTGGGTGAGACTGAAGTGTCAGTATGGATGCAGTGGCTATAATAAATATCTCACCTGCCCGCCATTTTCACCAACACCAGAATATATGAAAAAGGTGATAAGTGAATACAAAACTGCATTGCTCTTGCAGATTGAAAAGATTCCACCGGAAAAAGAAGACCAAATTTGGCAGAGATTCAAGCGCATAATTGTAAAATTAGAAAGAGAGATATTTCTTGATGGCTATTACAAAGCCTTTGGATTATCCACGGGTCCCTGCCATTTCTGTAAAAAATGTGATGTGACAAAGCGGTGCGTAAATCCTGATTTTGCCCGACCTTCAATGGAAGCCTGCGGAATAGATGTCTATCAAACCGTCCGCAACAACGGCTGGAAACTTGAGGTTGTCAAAACACGAAAATCTTTTTGCTCTTATGTAGGATTGATATTGATTGAATGA